The window CGGGAACGTCATGGCCACATCCTGACTGCATACCGGGGCAAATCCGCGCACATGCGGTTCGCGGCAGCCGTGTTCGCGGCAGCCCGGGCTGCCCAGGGGCTGTCCCGGCGCGCCTGGTCGCGCGCTCACCGGGAAGGCGGAGGCGGCGCCCGAGGGCTGTCCCGCCATCCCCGGTGGATCAGCGCGCGGCGTCGGATGCGGTGCATCGCAAGGCGGCGGGACGTCCGCATACTGGGTGCATTCGGGCGTTCCGACGACGCGGCGAGGCGCCGTAGCTGTCGTCGCGCGCCCGCCGGGGATTACGGGAGAGCCCTTAGGATCGCCGGGTGGACACCACGCACGGGTCGGCGGCGCCCGCCCCCGTCGCGCGACGGCCCGGCACGGCACGGGGACTGCTGCTCTCCTGCCATCCGGGTCCCTCCTGTGCGGTGACCGTGCTGATCGCCGCACTGGCCGTCAGCTCCGGTCTGAGCGGCGGCCGTTGCGCGCTCGTCGCCGCGGCGGTGCTCGCCGGACAGCTCTCCGTGGGCTGGTGCAACGACGCCTTCGACGCCCGGCGCGATGCCGAGGCCCGCCGCCCGGGGAAGCCGGTCGCCGGAGGCGCGGTCAGCCGCAGGACGGTGTGGGGCGCGGCGTTCACCGCGCTCCTCCTGTGTGTGCCGCTGTCGCTCGCGTGCGGCGCGGCGGCGGGCGTGGCGCATCTGACGGGCGTGGCGGCTGCCTGGGCGTACAACCTGAGGCTGAAGGCGACGGTCCTGTCCTGGCTCCCCTATGCGATCGGCTTCGCCGCCCTTCCCTGCCTGGTCGCCCTGAGCCTGCCCGGCGGTGCCCCGCCCGCGTGGTGGGTGGTGTCGGCGGGCGCCCTGCTGGGGGTGGGGGCCCATCTGGGCGACGTATTACCCGACATCGAGGACGACCTGAGGGCGGGGGTCCGCGGCCTGCCCCAGTGCTGGGGACCGG is drawn from Streptomyces sp. NBC_00178 and contains these coding sequences:
- a CDS encoding UbiA family prenyltransferase codes for the protein MDTTHGSAAPAPVARRPGTARGLLLSCHPGPSCAVTVLIAALAVSSGLSGGRCALVAAAVLAGQLSVGWCNDAFDARRDAEARRPGKPVAGGAVSRRTVWGAAFTALLLCVPLSLACGAAAGVAHLTGVAAAWAYNLRLKATVLSWLPYAIGFAALPCLVALSLPGGAPPAWWVVSAGALLGVGAHLGDVLPDIEDDLRAGVRGLPQCWGPVRTRLLLPVPLVAATALLVFGPPGGPGGPGVVALAAVALCGTAATVAGAAPRREGPWRQAALAGTVVVASADVALLLVRGAGIA